One Candidatus Poribacteria bacterium DNA segment encodes these proteins:
- a CDS encoding DUF262 domain-containing HNH endonuclease family protein, which yields MENGQKRISELFDGRKIFNIPKYQRAYAWEEQQLKDFVEDIENQKPDRSYFFGTILFQAQPRHEGFEVIDIVDGQQRITTLIIFMKLLLTQRKETGNDVTMLEDTYIQIYNRYKLRVLDTDNDFFISYILQDNRPDVSQIHTPSQRRLLKAKNFLCRSLKTRSDKIEKFIDTIENMKVLTYSVEDKAEATLIFETTNDRGKSLTSLEKTKSFLMHKSYIVSNNPETDLDILQDRFSEIYRNYEEIESRVDEDSILQYHFIAFEEWKNKKEYQQSVQMIKQKVNKLVNAEDRAEAWRFIERCSRELKESFGIVKTLFTSRAPYLLDLFALSRRATFYPLLIKAYKLDRLDGKQNFKRITRLVEIICFRFGIGGYRSDKGRESLYGLARDFSGNFDQLVKELQDFVEYYCNDSEFERCLRNSFFHFDVDGNDQQYLFWKYENHLRIKKQPIFPEMSYDEFTNTDSRRKFSIEHIIPQYPTANEIVADKSIRPTIDLNFRAKYLHSIGNLTIDPLSANASKSNQDFEHKDQGYFRKAPLKTQNELSEFLNSETERWDEVSISNRADRILKFALGHWDHNSV from the coding sequence TTGGAAAACGGGCAAAAAAGAATTAGTGAGTTGTTTGATGGAAGGAAAATTTTTAACATCCCAAAGTATCAGCGTGCTTACGCTTGGGAAGAACAACAACTTAAAGATTTTGTTGAGGACATAGAAAATCAAAAACCTGATCGAAGTTATTTCTTTGGAACAATTCTGTTTCAGGCACAACCACGGCATGAAGGGTTTGAAGTAATTGATATTGTTGATGGTCAACAGCGGATTACAACACTTATTATCTTTATGAAGCTGCTTTTGACACAGAGGAAAGAAACAGGCAACGATGTCACGATGCTAGAGGATACCTATATCCAGATCTACAACAGGTACAAACTTCGCGTTTTGGATACTGATAATGACTTCTTCATATCTTACATCTTGCAAGATAACCGACCCGACGTTAGTCAGATACATACCCCATCCCAAAGGCGATTACTCAAAGCAAAAAATTTCCTTTGTCGATCGCTAAAGACACGTTCAGATAAGATCGAGAAGTTCATAGATACAATTGAAAATATGAAAGTCCTAACTTATTCGGTTGAGGATAAGGCCGAGGCGACTCTCATCTTTGAGACGACTAATGACCGGGGAAAATCGCTGACTAGTTTAGAAAAAACCAAAAGTTTTCTGATGCACAAAAGTTATATTGTGTCAAACAATCCTGAAACCGACTTAGACATTCTCCAAGATCGGTTCAGCGAAATCTACCGAAACTATGAGGAAATTGAATCTCGCGTAGATGAAGATTCGATTTTGCAGTATCACTTCATCGCTTTTGAAGAGTGGAAAAACAAGAAAGAGTACCAACAGTCCGTCCAAATGATTAAGCAGAAGGTGAACAAGTTGGTCAATGCAGAAGATAGAGCGGAAGCATGGAGATTCATAGAGAGGTGCAGTCGGGAATTGAAAGAAAGTTTTGGAATCGTGAAGACGTTGTTTACGAGTCGTGCCCCTTATCTTCTCGACTTATTTGCTCTCAGTCGCCGAGCGACATTTTATCCACTGCTCATCAAAGCTTACAAATTGGATCGCTTAGATGGAAAGCAAAATTTCAAACGTATTACCCGATTAGTAGAAATTATTTGTTTCCGTTTCGGTATTGGAGGATACAGGAGTGATAAAGGACGTGAATCGCTGTACGGACTAGCTAGGGATTTCAGCGGTAATTTCGATCAGTTGGTCAAAGAGCTTCAGGACTTCGTTGAATATTACTGCAACGACTCTGAGTTTGAACGATGCTTAAGGAACTCTTTCTTTCACTTTGATGTGGACGGAAACGATCAACAGTATCTCTTCTGGAAATACGAGAATCATCTTAGAATAAAAAAACAACCGATATTTCCGGAGATGTCCTACGATGAATTTACCAACACTGATTCGCGGCGAAAATTTTCAATTGAGCACATCATCCCACAATATCCGACTGCTAATGAAATTGTTGCAGATAAATCAATCCGACCAACTATAGATTTGAACTTCAGGGCAAAGTATCTCCACAGTATAGGGAATTTGACAATTGACCCACTGTCGGCAAATGCTAGCAAGTCAAATCAGGATTTTGAGCATAAAGATCAGGGATATTTCCGCAAGGCTCCACTCAAGACCCAAAACGAGTTGAGTGAGTTTCTTAATTCAGAAACAGAGCGGTGGGATGAGGTTTCTATTTCCAACAGAGCAGATAGGATTTTAAAATTTGCTCTGGGACATTGGGATCATAATAGTGTTTAA
- a CDS encoding TIM barrel protein, with translation MTKQEAHDFRRGSITFIMFTKHLEGLEIPDIIDALQSVGVSGADLCVRPGYPVNPENATEALPAAAKQFADAGLSIPLVTTPGDFLDPTQEETQRVYAAAGEAGVENIKLGYWHWHAEDGGYWAQVDFIRTQLEGFAKLSAQYGPRTCIHNHSGTSMGLNSCAVMNLVKGFDPQHVGVFADTGHLSIVGEPINMALDIVKSHLAVMAFKDLARSPGMSGGRVVRMSKGFVDWETAVRTLQTIDFSGPVSFHSEYSGEPVETVIDLARIDVRFIRSLMDK, from the coding sequence ATGACGAAGCAAGAAGCCCACGACTTTAGACGTGGGAGTATCACGTTTATCATGTTCACAAAACATCTGGAAGGTTTAGAAATTCCAGATATTATTGATGCCCTGCAATCCGTCGGCGTGAGCGGTGCCGATTTATGTGTTCGCCCCGGCTATCCCGTGAATCCAGAAAACGCCACTGAGGCACTACCCGCTGCCGCAAAGCAATTCGCCGATGCAGGTTTGTCCATTCCACTCGTCACAACACCCGGTGACTTCCTCGACCCAACACAAGAGGAAACGCAACGCGTCTACGCTGCCGCCGGTGAAGCCGGTGTCGAAAATATCAAACTCGGATACTGGCATTGGCATGCAGAAGACGGCGGCTATTGGGCACAAGTCGATTTTATCCGAACACAATTGGAAGGGTTCGCCAAGCTCTCCGCACAATACGGACCCCGAACCTGTATCCATAACCATTCTGGAACCTCCATGGGACTCAATTCATGCGCAGTGATGAACCTTGTAAAGGGTTTCGATCCGCAACACGTCGGTGTTTTCGCCGATACAGGACATCTCTCAATCGTCGGTGAACCCATCAACATGGCACTCGATATTGTCAAATCGCACCTCGCTGTTATGGCGTTCAAGGATCTTGCGCGTTCCCCCGGTATGAGCGGCGGCAGAGTTGTCCGAATGAGCAAAGGCTTCGTTGACTGGGAAACAGCAGTGAGGACGTTACAAACCATCGACTTTTCAGGTCCCGTGAGTTTCCACAGTGAATATAGCGGAGAACCCGTGGAGACCGTCATCGACCTTGCACGCATAGATGTCCGTTTCATAAGAAGTTTAATGGACAAATAG
- a CDS encoding restriction endonuclease, whose product MEKAAKRTFNTKLNEFVKTLNSYVATPDGQWTIKGFIDVYRRIYTISSDTKIVSKLLEIHLFPRLMTFAEQNGYTLVPAEKQNYYPDISLVSGTDGHKFALDFKTTYISPENPEFCNGFTLGSHGNYFVDRNNRKNIQFPYNEYAGHFCLGIIYTRASATSVDETESYALEDLDLIPSVIRDFQFFAAEKWRIASDRRGSGNTANIGSIDKITDILSGNGMFRLLGEKWFDDYWMNYRKITVRDDTGKTKKITNLHDFVTYRGGDTSLILPRASRRKVRSK is encoded by the coding sequence ATGGAAAAAGCAGCAAAGCGCACATTTAACACAAAACTGAACGAATTTGTTAAAACGCTGAATTCGTACGTTGCTACTCCTGATGGACAATGGACTATCAAAGGTTTTATTGACGTTTACCGGAGAATTTACACAATTTCATCAGATACCAAAATTGTATCCAAATTATTGGAAATCCATCTATTTCCCCGATTGATGACGTTCGCGGAACAAAACGGTTACACGCTTGTTCCTGCGGAAAAGCAGAATTATTATCCAGATATTTCCTTGGTTAGCGGAACTGACGGGCACAAGTTTGCTCTTGATTTCAAAACAACATACATCTCTCCTGAAAATCCAGAGTTCTGTAATGGATTCACACTCGGTTCCCACGGAAATTATTTCGTAGATCGCAATAACCGTAAAAATATTCAGTTTCCCTACAATGAATACGCAGGGCACTTCTGTTTGGGAATCATCTATACACGGGCAAGTGCTACCTCAGTTGATGAAACAGAGTCGTACGCGCTTGAGGACTTGGATTTAATTCCTTCTGTTATTAGAGATTTTCAGTTCTTTGCAGCTGAAAAGTGGAGAATTGCAAGCGACAGAAGGGGCAGCGGCAATACTGCAAACATAGGCAGCATTGATAAGATCACCGACATTCTATCAGGCAACGGCATGTTCCGTCTGTTAGGCGAAAAGTGGTTTGATGATTATTGGATGAACTACAGGAAGATTACTGTACGAGACGATACAGGCAAAACAAAGAAAATTACGAATCTGCATGATTTCGTCACCTACAGAGGTGGAGATACAAGCCTTATCCTCCCGAGAGCATCACGTAGAAAGGTCCGCTCAAAATGA
- a CDS encoding Dam family site-specific DNA-(adenine-N6)-methyltransferase, producing MKVLIPPIKCQGIKSKLVTWIAETIQWNSEGVWIEPFMGSGVVGFNLKPRKALFCDTNPHLIAFYQGINNGTIHPIVVREFLESEGSELAKHGADYYYEVRKRFNREKSPLDFLFLNRACFNGLIRFNRQGEFNVPFGHKPERFSKAYITKIVNQVEWVAKRASLSDWTFLHQDFRITLSHATEADFIYCDPPYAGRHTDYFNTWNKTDEKSLYQSLKTTKARFILSTWHSNEHRDNPAISTLWSEFNVITREHFYHVGAKESNRKPMLEALVTNFEPAPEPRKTANECDTYAADALQLKLLQQKGQSRYTPRDSFSEKTD from the coding sequence ATGAAGGTACTTATTCCACCGATAAAATGCCAGGGCATCAAAAGCAAATTAGTTACATGGATTGCTGAGACCATCCAATGGAACAGCGAAGGGGTCTGGATTGAACCGTTCATGGGGTCCGGGGTCGTCGGATTTAACCTCAAACCGCGCAAGGCACTTTTCTGCGATACAAATCCACATCTCATCGCCTTCTATCAAGGAATAAACAACGGGACAATCCATCCGATTGTTGTCCGAGAATTCCTTGAATCAGAGGGAAGCGAATTAGCCAAACACGGTGCAGATTACTATTATGAAGTCCGAAAACGGTTTAATAGAGAAAAATCTCCTTTAGATTTTCTATTTTTAAACCGTGCCTGTTTTAACGGGCTTATCCGCTTCAATAGGCAAGGCGAGTTTAATGTACCGTTCGGACATAAGCCGGAACGTTTTTCTAAAGCGTATATTACCAAAATTGTAAATCAGGTAGAATGGGTCGCCAAACGCGCCAGCCTCAGCGATTGGACATTTTTGCATCAAGATTTTCGGATAACCCTGTCTCATGCAACCGAGGCAGACTTTATCTACTGCGATCCACCTTATGCCGGGCGACATACCGATTACTTCAACACTTGGAACAAAACAGACGAAAAATCGCTCTATCAGAGTTTGAAAACAACCAAAGCACGCTTTATCCTCTCAACGTGGCACAGCAACGAACATAGAGACAATCCCGCGATTTCAACCCTATGGTCAGAATTTAACGTCATCACGAGAGAACATTTTTATCACGTGGGTGCCAAGGAATCAAATAGAAAACCGATGTTAGAAGCACTCGTCACTAACTTTGAGCCAGCACCGGAACCCAGAAAAACCGCCAATGAATGTGACACCTACGCAGCAGACGCGCTACAGTTGAAATTGCTTCAGCAGAAAGGACAATCAAGATACACTCCCAGAGACTCCTTTTCCGAGAAAACAGATTAG
- a CDS encoding lectin-like protein, which yields MKRSAFKKRHLVLLAAVIALFIGFTLRGPAQEETGTLSGRVVDLDGNPVAGLSIYVAPSRLDDGHLDRVFLPYEYSQLRRARTDAEGQFSIKDIPQGPLHFGALPDNIGNLLPRNFEKILKSGTYTQDANAFGMEPDDFEPDLEVLSLRIQGIAFYARDDFSPIAFGVKPGTHIDNVIVTVHPRMRIRGRILFKDGTPLSNARVRLHFRSYDVNETGSRQSGGDPRTDAEGYFVYYLDEKDDAAFYTFSVEYRALSAEAEPVRLEPGQRFEGLTLTFDSQPILPEPPRTTAVDGSELASEQESDGMWIVNPTNGHAYKRVSCETRDAAVARAADEKAHLVTINDAEEQAWLEAVFGHKFYWIGLSNTETAGQWQWDNGEPVAYENWVPDDFFSEASDVGGRDYAVMTFFDGKWYAVNPGSVILHMTEMALLEKGIKDQK from the coding sequence ATGAAACGTTCAGCATTCAAAAAGCGGCATTTGGTGTTACTGGCAGCAGTCATTGCCCTTTTCATCGGTTTTACTTTACGCGGTCCCGCTCAGGAGGAGACAGGAACTTTGAGTGGTCGCGTTGTTGATTTGGATGGAAATCCAGTCGCTGGCTTATCAATATATGTCGCTCCCAGTAGACTTGATGATGGACACCTGGATCGAGTCTTTTTACCTTATGAGTATTCTCAGTTACGTCGTGCTCGCACAGATGCTGAGGGGCAGTTTTCTATTAAGGATATTCCGCAAGGACCATTGCATTTCGGTGCGCTTCCGGACAATATAGGTAACCTGCTTCCAAGGAACTTTGAGAAGATATTAAAGAGTGGCACATATACACAAGACGCTAATGCTTTCGGAATGGAACCAGACGATTTTGAACCCGATCTTGAAGTCCTATCCCTCCGTATCCAAGGTATCGCCTTCTACGCACGCGATGATTTCAGCCCAATCGCGTTTGGTGTCAAACCCGGAACACATATTGATAATGTCATAGTTACGGTGCATCCACGAATGCGGATTCGGGGACGTATTCTTTTTAAAGATGGTACCCCGCTTTCTAATGCACGTGTTCGTCTTCACTTCCGTTCTTACGATGTGAATGAAACTGGCAGTCGGCAGTCGGGTGGGGATCCGCGAACGGATGCTGAAGGCTATTTTGTTTATTATCTGGACGAAAAAGATGACGCTGCCTTCTACACGTTTTCTGTGGAATATCGGGCTCTGTCCGCAGAGGCTGAACCTGTTCGCCTTGAACCTGGACAACGTTTTGAAGGTCTCACACTAACCTTTGATAGTCAACCAATTTTGCCCGAACCGCCGCGTACAACAGCAGTTGACGGGTCTGAACTGGCATCCGAACAGGAATCAGACGGGATGTGGATAGTAAATCCTACCAATGGTCATGCCTATAAAAGGGTTAGCTGCGAAACGCGCGATGCCGCGGTTGCCCGAGCTGCCGATGAAAAGGCACATCTCGTCACGATTAACGATGCCGAGGAACAGGCGTGGTTGGAAGCGGTTTTTGGGCATAAATTCTATTGGATTGGTCTCAGTAATACCGAAACAGCGGGACAGTGGCAGTGGGATAACGGTGAACCTGTCGCTTATGAAAACTGGGTCCCTGACGACTTCTTTTCCGAAGCCTCAGATGTTGGTGGAAGGGATTATGCTGTTATGACCTTCTTTGATGGCAAGTGGTATGCCGTTAATCCGGGCAGTGTTATCCTCCACATGACAGAAATGGCACTTCTTGAAAAAGGAATTAAGGACCAAAAATAG
- a CDS encoding RNA-guided endonuclease TnpB family protein, whose product MAHKAHKIALRPTDAQVAWFQQQCGYARFAFNLALADFKAGLSEGMFHSFINLNNRWNQRKKALDWAGEQDQRAALHGVKNLSDAVTRWRKKQNRFPKFKKRGSRQSYTVEGYQCKVEGKHIKLPKIGTVKMFSELRFAGKIKQVTISRSAHRWFVSILVDTGTPNVPRDTRGLPVIGIDVGINTLATLDNGKQYENPRPLKRYERKLAREQRKLSRKVFLSQNWYKQKRKVERLHYRIACIRKDAHHKVTTDIVRKASAIGIETLSVTNLLKNRKLAKALSDSALGGFLEKLKTKAEGLGIPIVQAPQFFASSKMCSSCGHKKDDLTLSDRNYQCNHCGTSIDRDQNAAINLKQVAVGYTET is encoded by the coding sequence ATGGCACACAAAGCACACAAGATCGCCTTGCGTCCAACTGATGCACAGGTTGCGTGGTTTCAACAACAATGTGGTTATGCACGGTTTGCCTTCAACTTGGCTTTGGCAGATTTCAAGGCGGGTTTATCAGAAGGCATGTTCCATTCCTTCATAAACCTCAATAATCGTTGGAATCAACGTAAAAAAGCGTTGGACTGGGCAGGCGAACAAGACCAACGCGCAGCTCTGCACGGTGTAAAAAACCTATCCGATGCTGTGACGCGCTGGCGAAAAAAGCAAAATCGTTTTCCGAAGTTCAAGAAACGTGGAAGCCGTCAATCGTATACCGTCGAAGGATACCAGTGCAAAGTCGAAGGCAAACATATCAAGTTGCCGAAAATCGGCACGGTCAAGATGTTTTCGGAATTACGTTTTGCTGGCAAAATCAAACAGGTTACTATCTCAAGGAGCGCACATCGTTGGTTTGTCTCGATCCTTGTTGACACAGGAACACCTAACGTTCCACGTGACACGCGTGGGCTCCCTGTGATTGGCATAGATGTAGGTATCAACACACTGGCAACCCTTGATAATGGTAAGCAATACGAAAACCCAAGACCGCTAAAGCGTTACGAGCGAAAGTTGGCACGCGAACAACGCAAGTTAAGCCGAAAGGTATTCTTAAGTCAGAACTGGTATAAGCAGAAACGCAAAGTGGAACGCCTGCATTATCGGATTGCTTGTATCCGAAAAGACGCTCACCACAAGGTAACTACGGATATAGTTCGCAAAGCGTCTGCTATCGGTATAGAAACACTTTCGGTCACGAATCTACTCAAGAACAGAAAACTTGCCAAAGCCTTATCCGATAGTGCGTTAGGTGGTTTCCTTGAGAAACTTAAGACGAAAGCCGAAGGGCTTGGCATACCGATTGTTCAAGCACCGCAGTTTTTCGCAAGTTCCAAGATGTGCAGCAGTTGTGGACACAAGAAAGACGATCTGACGCTTTCAGACAGAAACTATCAGTGTAACCACTGCGGAACGTCTATAGATAGAGACCAAAATGCAGCAATCAACCTAAAACAGGTCGCGGTGGGATACACCGAGACGTAA
- a CDS encoding lectin-like protein, whose translation MNRFNLMFLVLFIGSVVLLLVAPLKSDGQDRALTTFSGRVVDEAGNPIEGLTIGLVSVFDGNGAWFPVYEDQHGSPIDPPTFQTETDSEGHFIITDVIAGPMLLTLLPSSEVDVQLLKAQIEGLFFYASGTWKRGIVFAVEQGDDIGNVEITVQYPHIRGKVQRANGTPIADEGIKFRLRTVSLHSESSQSSSFHTDAQGYFKYYVDSGIAEPTFYILSVMYAGQTVKANPIILKSGDPTHDMIFTFDSPAATPFSTQRRNSFSASASASVGGSSAFDVWVIRPENWHAYKMIKRERWESAQAQAAAEGAYLVAINDESEQNWLQAVFGGQPSWIGLNDIAKEGQWQWDNGEPLTYTNWRVQEPHDTGDGDEDYVIMGPSGKWEDVNPRNRRWGFITTAIIEKEEPPVEQ comes from the coding sequence ATGAACCGCTTTAACCTCATGTTCCTCGTACTGTTTATCGGAAGTGTTGTGCTTTTGCTCGTAGCTCCCTTGAAGAGCGATGGACAGGATCGCGCCCTAACAACTTTCTCTGGACGCGTCGTTGATGAGGCGGGAAATCCGATTGAGGGACTCACAATAGGGCTTGTCTCTGTTTTTGATGGCAACGGTGCCTGGTTTCCAGTGTATGAGGATCAACACGGTTCGCCGATAGATCCACCGACATTCCAAACAGAAACCGATTCAGAAGGGCATTTCATTATCACTGATGTTATTGCTGGTCCTATGCTATTGACGCTATTGCCATCCAGTGAGGTAGATGTTCAGCTTCTAAAGGCTCAGATTGAAGGGCTGTTTTTCTATGCGAGTGGGACATGGAAACGTGGGATTGTGTTTGCTGTAGAGCAAGGGGACGACATTGGAAACGTTGAAATTACCGTACAATATCCGCATATCCGAGGTAAGGTGCAGCGCGCAAATGGGACACCGATCGCCGATGAGGGAATCAAATTTCGCTTGCGAACGGTAAGTCTGCACAGTGAATCTTCTCAGTCTTCGAGTTTTCATACGGATGCCCAAGGCTACTTTAAGTATTATGTGGATAGCGGGATAGCGGAACCCACATTTTACATCTTGTCCGTAATGTATGCGGGCCAGACTGTGAAGGCGAATCCCATTATCCTTAAGTCTGGGGATCCGACGCACGACATGATTTTTACATTTGACAGTCCGGCAGCTACACCTTTCTCTACGCAGCGCAGGAACTCCTTCAGCGCATCCGCTTCTGCTTCCGTTGGTGGATCCAGTGCATTCGATGTTTGGGTCATCAGACCAGAGAACTGGCACGCGTATAAAATGATTAAGCGTGAGCGTTGGGAATCCGCACAAGCCCAAGCCGCCGCTGAAGGCGCGTACCTTGTCGCAATTAACGATGAATCCGAACAGAATTGGTTGCAGGCTGTTTTTGGAGGCCAACCGAGTTGGATCGGACTCAACGACATCGCGAAAGAAGGGCAATGGCAGTGGGACAACGGCGAGCCGCTTACTTACACCAACTGGCGTGTGCAGGAACCTCATGACACCGGCGATGGAGATGAGGATTACGTTATTATGGGTCCCTCAGGAAAATGGGAAGACGTTAATCCGAGAAACAGGCGGTGGGGTTTTATTACGACGGCTATCATTGAAAAGGAAGAACCGCCGGTAGAGCAGTAA
- a CDS encoding retropepsin-like aspartic protease — MSQTRFALSPDKLIMVQATIHALDDSKHVTIDLILDTGASLTTINPDILSDLGYDLSDPNLRKIDFITASGITNAEIITVSRLSVIGHTFEGMEVAASYLPIETYAHGLLGANFLSCFDIGISYSKRIINTEPIPSAIFSFTP; from the coding sequence ATGAGTCAGACACGTTTTGCGTTAAGCCCTGACAAATTAATCATGGTTCAAGCTACAATACATGCATTAGACGATAGCAAGCATGTTACCATAGATTTAATATTAGATACTGGTGCCTCGCTTACGACTATTAATCCAGATATTTTATCAGATTTAGGATATGATCTTTCAGATCCGAATTTGCGTAAGATTGATTTTATCACAGCAAGTGGTATTACGAATGCTGAAATCATCACAGTGAGTAGATTATCTGTAATTGGTCATACTTTTGAAGGAATGGAAGTTGCAGCTAGCTATTTACCTATCGAGACCTACGCGCACGGATTATTAGGAGCAAATTTCTTATCTTGTTTTGATATAGGTATTAGCTATTCTAAACGTATCATTAATACCGAACCAATCCCATCTGCGATTTTTAGTTTTACACCGTAG
- a CDS encoding sugar phosphate isomerase/epimerase yields the protein MFQLGLNTSTIRPAGLMDKIRIAAETGYSAIELWNDDLTAYEAQGGSLADVKKALDDYGLSVPTVIALHGWLNTTGAEHQEAIEEAKRRMAQAAAVGSTYIISSPPREVADLQLGGKNYRELLELGREFGVKPAMEFLGFVDGVNQVKHAWEVMEVADHPDSTIVLDPFHIYRGGGEIEDMKGIPGEKIAVFHFNDAPAQPAREEQSDADRVYPGNGILDLGQMIAIVKDAGYSGVISLELFNPNYWEQDPTEVARIGLEKMKSVIDSL from the coding sequence ATGTTTCAGCTAGGCTTAAATACCAGCACAATTCGTCCTGCCGGATTAATGGACAAGATTCGGATCGCTGCCGAAACCGGCTATTCAGCGATTGAGTTATGGAACGACGATCTAACGGCTTACGAGGCGCAGGGCGGCTCGCTCGCCGATGTCAAAAAAGCACTCGATGACTACGGACTTTCGGTTCCCACTGTCATCGCCTTACACGGTTGGCTTAATACCACAGGTGCGGAACACCAAGAAGCCATCGAAGAGGCAAAACGGCGCATGGCACAAGCCGCGGCTGTCGGATCAACCTATATCATCTCAAGCCCACCGCGTGAGGTGGCAGATTTGCAGTTAGGTGGCAAGAACTACCGCGAACTGCTTGAACTCGGACGCGAATTCGGCGTTAAACCCGCCATGGAATTCCTCGGTTTCGTTGATGGTGTCAACCAAGTCAAACATGCCTGGGAAGTGATGGAAGTGGCAGATCATCCCGATAGCACGATTGTCCTTGATCCGTTCCACATCTATCGCGGCGGCGGGGAAATAGAGGACATGAAGGGCATTCCGGGCGAGAAAATCGCAGTCTTTCACTTCAACGACGCGCCTGCACAACCCGCACGCGAGGAGCAATCGGACGCAGACAGAGTTTATCCTGGGAATGGTATTCTTGACCTCGGACAGATGATCGCTATCGTGAAGGATGCTGGATATTCAGGAGTCATCTCACTGGAGTTATTCAACCCAAACTATTGGGAACAAGATCCAACGGAGGTTGCTCGGATTGGATTGGAAAAGATGAAATCTGTGATAGACAGTCTCTAA
- the dgoD gene encoding galactonate dehydratase yields the protein MKITKLETFLVQPRWLFLKIHTDEGLVGLGEPILEGRAKTCAQAVDELAPYLIGQDPRRVVHHWQAMYRHAFYRGGPILTSALSGVEQALWDLAGKSLGVPVYQLFGGPTRDRIRLYKGGGDPEGIKEWIDKGFTAFKTGPAGGRPARIIENKAFIDRAVDHFAALREAAGTEVDLAIDFHGAISPQTAKVLIKALEPYQPMFIEEPIQCQNVDTLAEIARSTHIPIATGERVFTKWGFREILEKQAASILQPDLCHAGGINEVRIIAGMAEAYYGGIAPHNPLGPISLAACIQLDASIPNFLMQEHTTLGEGYLKNPFVFKDGFVELPTGPGLGIELDEDALEDKIDHDWQNPVTYHPDDGSVVDW from the coding sequence ATGAAGATTACAAAATTAGAGACGTTTCTGGTGCAACCGCGCTGGCTCTTTCTTAAAATCCACACGGACGAGGGATTGGTCGGACTCGGCGAACCGATCTTAGAAGGACGCGCGAAAACCTGTGCACAAGCCGTTGACGAACTCGCCCCCTATCTCATCGGTCAGGATCCGAGACGCGTCGTACATCACTGGCAAGCGATGTATCGTCATGCATTCTATCGCGGGGGTCCCATTTTGACAAGTGCACTAAGCGGCGTGGAGCAGGCACTCTGGGACCTCGCAGGAAAGTCGCTCGGCGTTCCCGTCTATCAACTCTTCGGTGGACCAACCCGCGACCGCATCAGGCTCTACAAAGGCGGCGGCGATCCAGAAGGGATCAAAGAATGGATTGACAAAGGATTCACCGCTTTCAAAACAGGTCCTGCAGGCGGCAGACCGGCACGTATCATCGAAAATAAAGCCTTTATCGACAGAGCCGTAGATCACTTCGCTGCGCTCCGTGAAGCTGCTGGCACAGAAGTTGACCTCGCCATAGACTTCCACGGAGCAATCAGTCCGCAAACCGCAAAAGTTCTGATTAAAGCGTTAGAACCCTACCAACCGATGTTCATTGAAGAGCCAATTCAGTGCCAAAACGTGGACACCCTCGCTGAAATAGCAAGGAGTACCCACATTCCGATTGCGACGGGTGAGCGCGTGTTCACAAAATGGGGATTCCGTGAAATCTTAGAGAAACAGGCAGCATCTATCCTTCAGCCTGATCTCTGTCACGCCGGTGGTATCAATGAGGTGCGCATCATCGCAGGCATGGCAGAAGCCTATTACGGCGGCATCGCCCCGCACAACCCGTTGGGCCCTATCTCCTTAGCGGCGTGTATCCAGTTAGATGCCTCTATACCGAATTTCCTGATGCAAGAACACACCACCCTTGGTGAAGGCTATCTTAAGAATCCCTTCGTCTTCAAAGACGGCTTTGTTGAACTTCCAACGGGGCCCGGCCTCGGCATAGAACTCGATGAAGATGCCCTTGAAGACAAAATCGACCACGACTGGCAGAACCCTGTGACTTACCACCCTGATGACGGTTCCGTTGTCGATTGGTAA